Genomic segment of Eleutherodactylus coqui strain aEleCoq1 chromosome 1, aEleCoq1.hap1, whole genome shotgun sequence:
tcagatatttgaagaaagctaaacattcccagatcctttaaccgttcttcatagaacatgatttataGACCACCTCGCCATCTTGGTTACtcgtctctgaacttgctccagtttgtctatgtcttttttaaagtggggtgcccagaactggacccagtattccagatgatgtctgactaaggaagagtagaggggataatgacctcacgtgatctagactctatgcttctcttaaaggggttgtcccgtgaaaacaagtggggttatacacttctgtatggccatattaatgcactttgtaatatatatcgtgcattaaatatgagccatacagaagttatacacttacccactccgttgctggcgtccccgtctccatggcgccgactaaagctgcttctttaGTCGCACGAACAGCCGCGCTTGCGCCctgaaggattcctcttctgtgtacctccgggctcacgagctgcgtcctggctcctccctcttctcagcgtcatcgtagctccgcctccatcacgtggtgccgatcagccaattaggtggctgtaattggcagtggaacgcaagacaggagataatccacggtgcaccatgggagaaaaccgcggtgcaccatgggagaaaaccgcggtgcaccttgggaaaggaccggcggccatctttaaaagaagaaaagaagaagctgcccgaacggggatgcaggtaagcgatttaaaaaaaaaaaaataacaaagggattctaggacagagccttgtggtcccatttgatacattcttccccttggatgtgcagccatttatggccactcttttagtacgatcactcagccagttgtgaatccacctaacagttgccttgtcaatcccagatttggtcattttctcaataagtctggtatgagctactttatcaaatgctttactaaagccaagatatactatataatgtatgttaAGACCTGTTTTATTTACAAAAGTTCTGCACATAAATACgacctctcccctgtgtgagttttctgatgatCTGTAAGTTTGTCTTTAGTAATAAATCCTCTCCCACAGTCTAGGCATGTGTATGGTCTCTCTCctttgtgacttctctgatgtttatTAAGATTagatttatttgtaaaacatttttcacattctaAACAAGTAAACggtctctctcctgtgtgaattatgTGATGTCGAAAAAGATTTGATTGATctgtaaaacctttcccacattgtgaacatgaatacagcttctctcctgtgtgacttctctcatgtttaacaagatatgatttttctgtaaaacctttcccacatactgaacatgaatatggcttctctcctgtgtgaattctctgatgtttaacaagatatgGTTTTTctgtaaaacctttcccacatactgaacatgaatatggcttctctcctgtgtgagttctctgatgtttaacaagatctgatttatgtgtaaaacctttcccacattctgaacatgaatacggcttctctcctgtgtgaattctctgatgtataacaagattcCCTTTACGTCTAAAGaatctcccacattctgaacatgaaaatgacttctctcctgtgtgaattctcctgTGTGCAGCAAGATTTGATTTACATGCaaaccatttcccacattctgaacatgaatacggtttctctcctgtgtgaattctctgatgtttaacaagatttaatttacgtgcaaaacatttcccacattctgaacatgaatacggtttcTCTCTTGTGTGAGTTCTCACATGTCTAGCAAGATTTAATTTAcgtacaaaacatttcccacattctgaacatgaatacggtttcTCTCTTGTGTGACGTCTCACATGTCTAGCAAGATTTAATTTacgtgcaaaacatttcccacattctgaacatgaatacggtttctctcctgtgtgaattccctCGTGTTTATCAAGTTTTGATTTATGTGTAAAACCTTCCCCACATTGTGGACATGAATACAGCTTCTCTCTTTTGTGAATTTGTATGTGTCGATTAAAGTTTGACCTACGTGTTAACTGTTTTCCACATTCACCACATTGATATCTTTTCTCTCCAGTCTGACCGGCACTTGTGGTAAccatctgtgattggtcagtagaAGGTTCCTCGTGATTAAGGGGAGTATATGATggatctgtactgtgaagtcctggaggtacaTTAGAGGaatgaggttttctcctgaagAGCGCGGCAcgatatcttcatcttctactttataatGTACCGATAACATGAAGTTTCCCTCAGAGGTCTCACCGGGATTTCCTGAAGGGATTTAAAgtggatttcaggattttttttcatataatttaCAAATTTATCACATTCCTATTAGGCTAGAAACACACATGATCCCATTAACTAATTATTTAGATGCCACAGGAAAACTGAACACAtgtctaataaaatcatcatgacatcatTCCCTCTTGCTGTTGTGCGACCCCGATGCCCACAGAACCATGAAGCTAATCACCTGTAGCATGACATGTCTGGTATCCACTTGTAGGTGACTACATGACACATGGTGGCCATAGCTCCCCAACTGTAGGGCCTCCAGGGGAATATGGCCAAATGTTACATTGGGTTTTCATCCTGCACATACACTCAGCCCTCCCATCAGTGATGTCTAAAGGAAGGACGGCACAGGGGTGACTCAAAGATGCTCTAGGACTAAGGGGAATCCCCCTCCCCAAATGTTCGGAGCCAGGAGGGGTATCTAATGCcagcctgtcccccccccccccccccatccaggcACCAGCTGATTGGAAGCGCCTTCATAGACTGGGATTTCCTATTATTTTCGATATTTCTGTA
This window contains:
- the LOC136617848 gene encoding zinc finger protein 84-like, with the protein product MVTTSAGQTGEKRYQCGECGKQLTRRSNFNRHIQIHKREKLYSCPQCGEGFTHKSKLDKHEGIHTGEKPYSCSECGKCFARKLNLARHVRRHTREKPYSCSECGKCFVRKLNLARHVRTHTREKPYSCSECGKCFARKLNLVKHQRIHTGEKPYSCSECGKWFACKSNLAAHRRIHTGEKSFSCSECGRFFRRKGNLVIHQRIHTGEKPYSCSECGKGFTHKSDLVKHQRTHTGEKPYSCSVCGKGFTEKPYLVKHQRIHTGEKPYSCSVCGKGFTEKSYLVKHERSHTGEKLYSCSQCGKGFTDQSNLFRHHIIHTGERPFTCLECEKCFTNKSNLNKHQRSHKGERPYTCLDCGRGFITKDKLTDHQKTHTGERSYLCAELL